TTGGCCAGGTCGTACACGGCCGGCATCAGCTTCTTGCGGGACAGATCGCCGGTCACCCCGAAGATGACGAGCCCGGAGGGGCCGGCGATCCTGGGCAGACGGCGGTCGCGCGCGTCACGGAGCGGATTGGTGAAGTCGGGGTCGGTGTGCTCCGTGTGCGGGGCGGCCCGGCCGCTCACCCCGGTCTGCTCGACCCCGGCGGCCTCCTGCGCCGCCCGGGCCTCCTTGTCCTCCTTGGTTCCGATGGTCTCCTGCTCGGCCGTCTGGGGGATGCCCTCAGTCATTCCGCGTCAACTCCCTTGCTGTTCAAGGACTTGGTGACCGCGTCCAGCAGGTCCTGCCAGGCCACCTCGAACTTGGCGACGCCTTCGTCCTCCAGTTGCCGCACCACCTCGTCGTACGAAATGCCGAGCCGCTCAACGGCCGCCAGGTCGGCGCGCGCCTGGGCGTAACCGCCGGTGACGGTGTCGCCCTGGACGTCACCGTGGTCGGCGACGGCGTTCAGCGTGGCCTCCGGCATGGTGTTGACCGTGCCGGGGGCGACCAGTTCGTCCACGTACAGGGTGTCCTTGTAAGCGGGGTCCTTCACACCGGTGGAGGCCCAAAGGGGGCGCTGCCGGTTCGCACGGGCACCGCCCAGGGTCTGCCAGCGCGGCCCGGCGAAGACCTCTTCGTACGCCTCGTAGGCGAGCCGCGCGTTGGCCAGGGCCGCCCTGCCCTTCAGGGCGAGGGCCTCGTCCGTGCCCAGCAGCGTCAGCCGCTTGTCGATCTCGGAGTCGACACGGGAGACGAAGAAGGACGCGACCGAGTGGACGGCCGACAGGTCGAGACCGGCCGCCTGCGCCTTCTCCAGGCCGGCGATATAGGCGTCCATCACCTCGCGGTAGCGCTCCAGGGAGAAGATCAGCGTCACGTTCACGCTGATGCCCGCGCCGATCACCTCGGTGATCGCCGGCAGGCCGGCCTTCGTCGCCGGGATCTTGATCATCACGTTGGGGCGGTCCACCAGCCAGGCCAGCTGCCGGGCCTCGGCGACGGTCGCCGCGGTGTTGTGGGCCAGCCGCGGGTCGACCTCGATGGACACCCGGCCGTCCCGGCCGCCGGTGGCGTCGTACACCGGCAGCAGGACGTCGGCGGCGGCCCGGACGTCGGCCGTCGTCGTCATCCGGACGGCCTCGTCGACGGTGACGCCCCGCACCGCCAGGTCGGCGAGCTGCTCCTCGTAGCCCTCGCCGGAACCGATGGCGGCCTGGAAGATGGACGGGTTGGTGGTGACGCCGACGACGTTCCCCGTCGCCACGAGCCCGGCCAGGTCGCCGGACTCGATCCGCCGGCGGGACAGGTCGTCCAGCCAGATCGACACGCCCTCGTCGGACAGGCGCTTGAGTGCTCCCGCGCTCGCGGTCGCTTCGGTCACAGTGATCATCTTCTTTCGGGCGGTCGGATCAGCCACGGGCGGCGGCGAGGGATTCCCGAGCCGCGGCCACCACGTTCTGGGGGGTGAATCCGTACTCGGCGAACAGGGTCTTGGCGTCGGCGGAGGCGCCGAAGTGCTCCAGGGAGACGATGCGTCCCGCGTCCCCCACGAACCGGTGCCAGGTCAGGCCGATACCGGCCTCGACCGCGACCCGGGCCTTCACGGACGGCGGCAGGACACGCTCGCGGTACTCGCGGGGCTGCTCCTCGAACCACTCCACGGACGGCATGGACACCACCCGCGTGGGCACGCCCGTCGCCTGGAGCTGCTCACGCGCCTCGACGGCGACGTGCACCTCGGAACCGGTGGCGATCAGGATCACCTGCGGCTCGCCGCCTTCCGCCTCGGCCAGCACATAACCGCCGCGTGCCACATCCGGGTTCGCCTCGTACGTGGGCACGCCCTGGCGGGTGAGCGCGAGACCGTGCGGGGCCGGGTCGGTGGTGTGCCGCCTGAGGATCTCGGCCCAGGCGAGCGCGGTCTCGCCCGCGTCGGCCGGGCGTACGACGTTCAGGCCCGGGATGGCCCGCAGCGACGCCAGGTGCTCGACCGGCTGGTGGGTCGGGCCGTCCTCGCCCAGGCCGATGGAGTCGTGCGTCCACACGTACGTCACGGGCAGCTGCATCAGGGCCGACATCCGCACGGCGTTGCGCATGTAGTCGGAGAACACCAGGAAGGTGCCGCCGTAGATGCGCGTGTTGCCGTGCAGCGCGATGCCGTTCATCTCCGCGGCCATGGAGAACTCGCGGATGCCGAAGTGGATCGTCCGGCCGTACGGGTCGGCCTCCGGCAGCGGGTTGCCCTCCGGCAGGAAGGACGACGCCTTGTCGATCGTGGTGTTGTTCGAACCGGCCAGGTCGGCCGAGCCGCCCCACAGCTCGGGGACGACGGCGCCGAGGGCCTGGAGCACCTTGCCGGACGCGGCACGGGTGGCGACCGCCTTGCCCGGCTCGAACACCGGCAGGGCGTCCTCCCAGCCCGCGGGCAGCTCGCCCTTGCTGACCCGGTCGAACGTCGCGGCGCGCTCCGCGTTCTCGCCGCGCCAGGCGGCGATCCGCTTGTCCCAGGCGGCGTGCGCCTCGGCGCCCCGGTCCAGGGCCCTGCGGGTGTGCGCCAGCACCTCGTCGGCGACCTCGAAGGTCTTCTCCGGGTCGAAGCCGAGGAGGCGCTTGGTGGCGGCGACCTCGTCCTCCCCGAGCGCCGAGCCGTGGGAGGCCTCGGTGTTCCGCGCGTTCGGGGCGGGCCAGGCGATGATGGTGCGCATCGCGATGATCGAGGGGCGTCCGGTCTCGGCCTGAGCCTCCTTCAGCGCCGCGTACAGCGCGTGCACGTCGACGTCGCCGTCCTCCCGCGGCGCGATCCGCTGCACGTGCCAGCCGTAGGCCTCGTACCGCTTCAGCACGTCCTCGGAGAACGCGGTCGCGGTGTCGCCCTCGATGGAGATGTGGTTGTCGTCGTAGAGGAAGACCAGGTTGCCGAGCCTCTGGTGGCCGGCCAGCGAGGAGGCCTCGGCGGAGACGCCCTCCTGGAGGTCGCCGTCGGAGACGACGGCCCAGACGGTGTGGTCGAAGGGGGATTCGCCCTCGGGGGCGTCGGGGTCGAACAGGCCGCGCTCGTAGCGGGCGGCCATCGCCATGCCGACCGCGTTCGCGACGCCCTGGCCGAGCGGGCCGGTGGTGGTCTCCACGCCCGCGGTGTGCCCGTACTCGGGGTGGCCGGGCGTCTTGGAGCCGTGCGTGCGGAACGCCTTCAGGTCGTCCAGCTCCAGCTCGTAGCCCGCGAGGTACAGCTGCGTGTAGAGGGTCAGCGACGTGTGGCCGGGGGACAGGACGAAGCGGTCACGTCCGGTCCACTCCGGATCGGCCGGGTCGTGCCGCATCACCTTCTGAAAGATCGTGTAGGCGGCCGGGGCCAGGCTCATCGCGGTGCCGGGGTGGCCGTTTCCGACCCGCTGGACGGCATCGGCCGCCAGCAGACGGGCGGTGTCGACGGCACGCCGGTCGAGTTCGGTCCATTCGAAGCTGTCCGCTGGCTGCGTGCTCATCTTCAAGAAGTCCTCAATAGGAGCGAAGTGGCTGTCTGACGTGTTCAAAACTAAAAGTCTGACTTTTTAGGCGGAAGGTCGCCGTGTGCCAGCCTGTGGTGAAAGTGGGACACCCATTGGCGGCGCGGCAGGCGAGCGGGGCGGTACGAGGCGGACATGGCGGATATGGCAGGCAGAAGCGTCCAAGGCGGCGACGGGATCAGAACGTTCCCCTTCCCGGTCGAGCTGAGTGTCGGCGGCGTCGGCATGCAGGTCGGCCCGATGGGCACCGGCCGCACCTGGCACGCCGACGCGCCCCTGGAGCGCGTGCACCGCATCGACTTCCACGTCGTGCTGCTGTTCGGCGAGGGCCCGGTCCGGCACATGGTCGACTTCACCGAGTACGAGGCCACGGCCGGGGACCTGCTGTGGATCCGCCCGGGGCAGGTCCACCGCTTCTCCCGCACGAGCGAGTACCGCGGAACGGTGCTGACCATGCAGCCGGGCTTCCTGCCCCGCGCGACCGTGGAGGCCACCGGCCTGTACCGCTACGACCTGCCGCCGCTGCTGCGCCCCGACGCGGCCCAACTCGCCGGTCTGCGCAACGCGCTCGGCCAGCTACGGCGCGAGTACGAGGACACGGACACGCTGCCGCTGAGCCTGCACACCGCCGTCCTGCGCCACTCGCTGACGGCGTTCCTGCTGCGGCTCGCCCATCTCGCCGCCAGTTCGGCGGAGTCGGTACGACAGCCGTCCGACTCCCCCTTCACCCTCTTCCGGGACGCCGTGGAGAAGGACTTCGCCACCAACCACAGCGTCAGCGCCTACGCCGACGCGCTCGGCTACTCCCGCCGCACCCTGGTCCGCGCGGTCCGCGCCGCGACCGGCGACACCCCCAAGGCCTTCATCGACAAGCGCGTGGTCCTGGAGGCCAAACGGCTCCTCGCCCACACCGACCTGCCGATCGGCCGGGTCGGCGCGGCGGTCGGCTTCCCCGACGCCGCGAACTTCTCCAAGTTCTTCCACCAGCACACGGACCTGACGCCGGCGGCGTTCCGGGCGGAACTGCGCTGAGGTTACGGAGGCCGGGCAGCGAAAAGGGGCCCCACGCGCGCGTGGAGCCCCCTGCCGGGGACCGTCAGTGCCCGAAGGTGAACCAGTTGACGTTCACGAAGTCCGCCGGCTGTCCGCTGGTGAAGGTCAGATACACGTCGTGCGTGCCCGTCACGGAACTGATGTTCGCCGGGATCGTCCGCCACGACTGCCAGCCGCCGGTGCTGCCCACCGCGAAGCTCCCGATGGGCGCGTTGCTCCGGCTGCCCAGCCGCACCTCGACCAGTCCGCTGACGCCGCCCGCCGCACCGCTCGCGACCCGGGCGCTGAACTGCCGGGCGGCCGTGGAGCCGAAGTTGACGCCCTTGAAGTGCAGCCAGTCGCCGTTCGCCAGCGAGCCGACGTTCTGGCCGCCGCCGGAGTCGGACGTCGTCTCGGTCATCACACCGGACTGGCCGTCGTAGGACTCGGCCTGGATGGTGGAGTAGGCGTCGTGGTTGCCGGTCGGGGGAGGCGTCGTGCCGCCGCCGGAGGACAGCACCTGGACGTAGTCGACGACCATCGGGTGGCCGGGCTGCGTCCCGGCGTCGGGGCCGCCGCCGAACGCGTCGGGGAAGCCGCCGCCCATCGCGACGTTCAGGATGATGAAGAAGCCGTGGTCCGTGGCGTTGCGCCAGGTCGTCGCGTCGACCTGGTTGGCGCGCACGGTATGGAAGTTGACGCCGTCGAGGTAGAAGCGGATCTCCTCGATACTCGTCGAGCGGTCCCACTCCATCCGGTAGGTGTGGAAGCCGGCCTGGCAGGTGGTGCCCTGGCAGGTGGTCGAACTGCCGATGCCGCTCGTCTCGTTGCAGGGGCCGCCCGGCGAGGTGCCGCAGTGCATCGTCGCGAACACCGTGTTCTGGCCCTGGGTGTTCTCCATGATGTCCAGCTCGCCGACGCCCGGCCAGTTCCAGTAGTTGCCGCGGTAGGGGGCGCCCAGCATCCAGAACGCCGGCCAGTAGCCCTTGGCCGCGGCCCCGGTGACGTTCGGCACCTGGATGCGCGACTCCACGCGGAGCTTGCCGCCGGCCGGGGGCTGGAAGTCGGTGCGATTGGTCTCGATGCGGCCGGAGGTCCAGTTGCCGGCGCCGTCACGCCGCGGGGTGATGCGCAGATTGCCGTTGCCGTCGAGCGAGACGTTGTCCGTGCTGCTCGTCATCGTCTCGATCTCGCCGGTGCCCCAGTTGGCGGGGCCGCCCGGGTAACCCTTGCCGGTCGCGTATTGCCAGTGGGACGTGTTGACGCCGCTGCCGGCCGGGCCGTTGAAGTCGTCGAGGAAGACCTGGCTCCAGCCCGACGGGGGCGGCGGCGCGGAGGCGCTCGCGGACGGAGTCGCGGCGGTGGCGGCGACCGCGGCGAGGCCGAGTGTGCTGACGACGGCGACGAACGCCCGCCGCAAGGGGCGCCGTGCGCGGGGTCTGCCGGAGGTGTCACTCATGTGGGGATGCCTCTCGGATACGAGTGCGGGAGGGTGAGGACGCCCCTGTGAGAGCGCTCTCAAAGTGTCGTCAATGTGCTCCACGCCACCCGGGTCGTCAAGAGGTGAAACCGGGAAAAGTACGCGGCGGTTGATGAGTGCAGGTCCTGAACGGGCTGTGTCGGCCTGGGTGTTGGGGGCCTGACGGAGAACGCGAGGACGAGCAGGAGAAGCAGCCGCAGTGCATGCTGCCACCCGGTGTGGCGTGCCGGCCACCTTGCCCACCGCTGAGGTCTTCCCGACCGCACCATCGCCGATTCCCCCGTCTCAGGCGTCGGGGAGCTCTGCGGGGTTCGACTTACGGCGGGCCGCGACGGTTGTCCCCAGGGGCCGTTGTCACACCCTCCTGCGATGATCACGGCATGGACGTCACCTTGCAGCTGACCATCGACTGCGCCGACCCGGCCAAGCTCGTGACCTTCTGGACCGAGGCCCTCGGATACGTGCCCGAACCGGCCCCCGGCGGGCACCCCACCTGGCGGGCCTACTGGGAGGACATGGGGGTGCCCGCGGAGGAACTGACCGAGGGAGTGGGGGAGACCCCCGAGTCGATCGTCGATCCGGAGGGACGGGGGCCCCGCATCTGGTTCCAGCGGGTGCCGGAGGGCAAGACCGTCAAGAACCGCGTGCATATCGACCTCAAGGTCGGCGGCGGCCGGGGCGTTCCCCTGCCGGAGCGCACCCGGAGAGTCAGGGCGAAGGTGGACCGGCTGACCTCGGCCGGCGCGACGGTGCTGCGGGTCATGGACGAGCCGGACATGGACTACTACGGCGTCGTGCTGCGGGACCCGGAGGACAACGAGTTCTGCGTGGCCTGAGTGCCACCGACCGCTCTGCCGAACCCGCCGCTTCAGGTCCGTTCCGGCTGCCACCCCAGGGCCCGTGAGATCCCGCGCGCCGCCACTCGTACCGCCGGGACCAGCACCGGCACCTGGGCGTCGGCGTGCGGCACCACGATGGACACGGCGGCGGCCACCGAGCCGTCCGCCGTGCGCACCGGCGCGGCCACCGACAGGGCGTCCTCCGTGACCTGACGGTCGCTCACCGCGACGCCGGCCCGGCGCACTTCGGCGAGTGCCCGCCGCAGCCGCGCCGGGTCGGTGATCGTGTACGGCGTGAAGGACGCGAGTCCGCCCGCGCAGTACTCCTCCTGGAACTCCGGGTCCCCATGGGCCAGCAGGGCGAGCCCGACGCCGGTGGCGTGCAGCGGCCAGCGGGCGCCGACGCGGATGTGCACGCCGACCGCCGAGCGCCCCGACAGCCACTCGATGTAGACGACGTCCGAGCCGTCCCGCACCGCCAGCTGCACGTTCTCGTGCGTCGCCTCGTACAGGTCCTCCAGGTACGGCAGCGCGATCTGCCGCAGGGCGAGGCCGCGCGGCGCCAGTGCGGCGATCTCCCACAGCCGGAGCCCGACGTGGTAGACGCCGGACTCGTCCCGTTCCAGGGCACCCCATTCGGTGAGCGCGCCCACCAGCCGGTGGGCGGTGGTCAGGCTCAGCCCGGCCCGCCGGCTGATGTCGGTCAGGCACAGGGCCGGGTGCTCGTGGTCGAAGGCCGCGAGGACGGACAGCAGCCGGTCGGTCGCCGTGGGCGCGCCCCCTGTGCCGGAGGAGCCGAGAACTCGGGGCAGAGCGGTCATGGCCGGGTGTCTCCCGGGTGGGCGAGGTCGTAGGGGCGGGGGTAGGAGGTCGGCCGGTACGGGACGTAACGGGGCTCGGCCGTCGGATCCGCCGCCGTCGCACGGGAGTTGAGGGCGCCGGGCGAGGCGTCCCAGCGGCCGGTGTCGAGGCGGTGTTCCAGGGTGTGCAGGGCGGCCAGGGTCTCGCCGGGGGTGAACGTGCAGTGGCCGGGGGCGTCGACGTAGGCCTGGCGGAACAGCGGCCCGGAGCCGGCCGCCGTGGCCGCCCGCCGGTAGGCGCTCTCCGCCTGCACCGGTATCAGCGCGTCACCGGTCGTGTGGATGTTCAGCTGGGGGTCGGCGAGCCGGCCGGAGAGCACGCTGGTGTTCCGCATCCACCGCACGGCCGGGGCATCGGCGAAGACGCGGGGTGCCCGGCCCAGGGCCGAGAGGTCGGTACGCAAGGACAGTCCCGCCTCCTTGTAGAGCTCCGTCACCTCTTTGTACAGCGGTGACCTGGCGAGCATCACCCCGTAGTCGACGCCCGTGTTCCACGACGGGTTGCCGCCCGCCCGGCTCTCGGCCTCCTGCCGCCAGCTGAACGCGGGCATCTGGATCAGGCCCCGCACGGCGGTGTACTGGTTGGCCTGCTGCGTCTGCCAGTCCGTGGGGCCCGGCTCGGTCTGCGAGGCGTCGTTGTAGCCGGGGATGTCGTGCAGGGCGGCGGCCAGGGCGATCCGCGCCCGGCCCTCGGGGGTCCGCTGCGCGGCGTCGACCTTCGTGGTGAGCGCCTTCCCGGCGGCGACCGCCTCCGCCTGGCCGGCGAAGCCGGTGAGCCGGATCCCGGAGTCCGGCGCGAGGAGCGTGCGCAGCGCGAACACCGGGTCCAGGGTGCTGTTCCAGTTGGCGACGCCGCCCTGCACCAGCCCGCACATCGACAGGGAACCGTCGAACCGGCCGGCGTGCCGCTCGGCGAGCATCGTCGTGACGAAGCCGCCGTACGAGGTGCCCCAGGCGAGCGTCCGCCGGGCCGCCCCGAACTTCTCGGTGAACAGGTCCAGCGTGGCGAGCTGGTCGGGCACCGCCTCGGTGACGGCCCAGCCGTTCGTCGCGTACGAGGAGCCGATCAGGGCGTAGCCCTCGGCCAGCAGCTTGTCCCGGGCGGCCGCACCCGGGGTGTTCTGGGCCGGGTTGGGGGCTCCGGCCGGGGTGTAGCCGTGGCTGTACAGCAGCACCGTGCCGTTCCAGGACGCGGGTACGTCCATCACGTAGGCGGCGCCGGAGGGGAGCCGGCCCTCCAGATGGGTGTCCCTGGCGGCGGCTTGCGCGGGCAGTGCGGTCGCCAGGGACAGGCAGGCGGTCAGTAAAGCGAGGCGGATCCTCAACGCGGGGTCCCTTCCAGGGTGGGGGTGGTCGCGGCGGGGGAGTCCAGGGCATCGGTGTGCGTCTCGCGCAGCCGCCACACGGTGACGGCGGTGATCGCCGCGCCCGCGCACAGCAGCAGCGAGACGGGCGTGCTGCCGCCCCCGTACGAGGCGAGGAGGCTGCCGGCGATCAGCGGGGAGAACCCGGCGCCGACCAGGGTGGCCGCCTGGTAGCCGAGGGAGGCGCCGGTGTAGCGGACGCGGGTGCCGAACATCTCGGTGAGCAGGGCGCCGAGCGGCCCGTACATCGTGGACTGGGCGACACCGTGACCGAGGGCGAGGGCGAGGATCAGCAGTCCGGGTGAGCCGGAGTCGACCAGCGCCAGGACGGGGAAGGCGAGCGCGGCGGAGGCGACCGCTCCGGCGAGCACGACGGGCCGGCGGCCGACCCGGTCCGACAGCGCGGACGCGGCGGGCAGCACGGCGAGGGCCACGCAGGAGGCGACGGTCACCGCGGTCAGCACCTGCGGGCGGGTGTACCCCTGGTCGACGGCGTAGGAGATCATGAAGCTGGTCAGCAGCGACTGCGTGGTGAACGCGCCGATGCCGACGCACGCGGCCAGCAGCACGGGCTTCGGGCGGCGCAGCACCTCAAGGATCGGCGGCTTGTCCATCGGTTCCCGCTTGACCTGGGCGAACAGCGGGCTCTCGGCGACCTTGAGGCGCACGAACAGCCCGACGGCCAGCAGCACGATGCTCAGCAGGAACGGCACCCGCCAGCCCCAGGAGCGGAACTCGTCGTCGGGCAGGCCGGCGACGATGGTGACCACACCGGCCGACAGCACGGAACCGAGCGGGGCGCCGAGCTGGGTGAAGCTGGACCACAGGCCGCGCCGGGAACCCTGCGTGTGCTCGGCGTGCTCGACGACCATCAGCATCGCGCCGCCCCACTCGCCGCCGATCGCGATGCCCTGCACCACACGCAGGGCGACCAGCAGGACCGGTGCCCAGATGCCGATCGCGTCGTACGTCGGCAGCAGGCCGATGAGGAAGCTGCCGCAGCCCATCAGGACCATGGTCAGCAGCATCATCGACTTGCGGCCGATCCGGTCGCCGAAGTGGCCGAAGACGATGCCGCCGAGCGGGCGGGCGAGATAGCCCGCGGCGAAGGTGCCGAACGCCGCGATGGTGCCGACCGCCGGGTCGGCCTGGGGGAAGAACAGCTCGCCGAAGACGAGCGCGGCGACCGTGCCGTAGACGAGGAAGTCGTAGAACTCGACGGCCGTACCGAGCAGGCCGGAGACGGCCACGCGGCGCAACTGGCGGGAATCGGGGGCGGGTTGAGCGGCGGAGGAGGGGGATGGCTGCACGGGAGCTCCCTGGGGACGGGTCTCGGTTAGCCGGTGAAGTTATGCATCCCTCGTGCAGCCGTCAATCATTTGCACAACATCAGTTCAGTCCGTCCTCGGCGATCCGCAGCAGCAGCGCGTGCAGCGCCTCGCGCTCGGCGGGGTCCAGCGGGCCCAGGAGCTCGTTCGTCACCCGCTGGCCGGCCTCGTCGGTGTCGCGCAGGAACGCGCGGCCGCTCTCGGTCAGCACGACGATCCGGCTGCGGCGGTCGTCGGGGGAGGGGCGGCGCTCGGCGAAGCCCTGCTTCTCCAGGTCGTCGACGAGGCCGACGATCGCGCTCGGGTCGTAGCCGAGCCGGGTGCTCAGCTCGCGCTGGAGGGTGCCCTCGGAGGTGGCGAGGAAGCGCAGCACCGCGTAGTGGCGCAGGCGCAGGCCCGACTCCTGGAGGCAGGCGTTGAACAGCTGCCCCGAGCGCAGGCCCAGGCGGTACAGCAGGTAGCCCGTGTCGGCGTGCAGAGCGCGCATCCACGGCTCGTGCGCGTCGATGGGGGCTGGGTTCTTGACGTGCTGGCGGCTGATGGCGGGCTCCCTGGTCGTGCGGCGGTCTGGCGGTGCTGGGCACAGTCTTGCGCACCCCAGGGTCGGCAACAACTATTGACGTCAACAATTATTGCTCTTAGCTTCGATCTCGAAGCCGCGCCGCATCTCCTGGATGCGCACCACCCGCATCACCATGTGAAGGGACCCGCCCGTGCCCAGCATCGATCTCACCGGCAAGGCCGCCGTCGTCACCGGAAGCGGCCGGGGCCTCGGCCTCGCCTATGCCCACGCCCTGGCCGCCCACGGCGCGTCCGTGGTCGTCAACGACGTCGACGAGGCGGTGGCCGAGGCGGCCGTGAAGTCCATCACCGAGGCGGGCGGCAAGGCCGTGGCGGAGGTGGTCCCGGTCGGTACGACCGAGGCGGCGGACCGGCTGGTCGCCCGCGCGGTCGAGGAGTTCGGCCGGCTGGACGTCCTCGTCACCAACGCGGGCATCCTCCGCGACAAGGTGCTGTGGAAGATGACCGACGAGGACTTCGACGCGGTGATCACCACGCACCTCAAGGGCACCTTCACCTGCGCCCGCGCCGCCGCCGTCCGGATGCGCGAACAGGGCGAGGGCGGCTCGCTGATCCTGGTCGGCTCCCCGGCCGGCCAGCGCGGCAACTTCGGCCAGACGAACTACGCCGCCGCCAAGGCCGGCATCGCGGCGATGGCCCGCACCTGGTCCATGGAGCTGGGCCGCGCGAACATCACCGTCAACGCGATCGTGCCGGTCGCCGCGACCGCGATGACCGAGACGATCCCGGCCTTCGCCCCGTACATCGAGGCCATGCGCGGCGGCGAGCCGCTGCCGGACTTCCTGCGCAAGGGCGAGGGCTTCGGCACCCCCGAGGACTGCGCCGCCCTGGTCCCGTTCCTGGCCTCCGAGGCCGCGCGCGGCGTGACCGGTCAGTGCATCGGCATCGGCGGCGACAAGGTGGCACTCTGGTCGCATCCGCAGGAGATCAGGGCGGCGTACGCCGACGGCGGCTGGACCCCCGGCACCCTGGCGGACGCCTGGCCCACCTCGGTCGGTGCCGAGCTCCAGTCGGTCGGCATCCCGGCGCCGAAGTTCCCGGAGGCGTGATGGACCTGAACGACCTCGTCGCGATCGACGTCCACACCCACGCGGAGGTCTCCTCCAAGGGCCACTCCTCCCTGGACGACGACCTGCACGACGCCTCCTCGGCCTACTTCAAGGTCGAGGGCAAGCGGAAGCCGACCCTGGAGGAGACCGCCGCCTACTACCGCGAGCGGAAGATGGCCGCCGTGATCTTCACGGTGGACGCCGAGTCCGCCACCGGCACGGCGCCCGTCCCCAACGAGGAGGTCGCCGAGGCCGCCGCCGCCAACGCCGACGTCCTCATCCCCTTCGCCTCCATCGACCCCTTCCGCGGGAAGGCCGGCGTGAAGCAGGCCCGGCGCCTGGTGGAGGAGTACGGGGTGAAGGGCTTCA
The genomic region above belongs to Streptomyces coeruleorubidus and contains:
- a CDS encoding MarR family winged helix-turn-helix transcriptional regulator; this translates as MRALHADTGYLLYRLGLRSGQLFNACLQESGLRLRHYAVLRFLATSEGTLQRELSTRLGYDPSAIVGLVDDLEKQGFAERRPSPDDRRSRIVVLTESGRAFLRDTDEAGQRVTNELLGPLDPAEREALHALLLRIAEDGLN
- a CDS encoding SDR family NAD(P)-dependent oxidoreductase — protein: MPSIDLTGKAAVVTGSGRGLGLAYAHALAAHGASVVVNDVDEAVAEAAVKSITEAGGKAVAEVVPVGTTEAADRLVARAVEEFGRLDVLVTNAGILRDKVLWKMTDEDFDAVITTHLKGTFTCARAAAVRMREQGEGGSLILVGSPAGQRGNFGQTNYAAAKAGIAAMARTWSMELGRANITVNAIVPVAATAMTETIPAFAPYIEAMRGGEPLPDFLRKGEGFGTPEDCAALVPFLASEAARGVTGQCIGIGGDKVALWSHPQEIRAAYADGGWTPGTLADAWPTSVGAELQSVGIPAPKFPEA